From the genome of Anopheles merus strain MAF chromosome X, AmerM5.1, whole genome shotgun sequence, one region includes:
- the LOC121590408 gene encoding frizzled-3: MRPEVLLVAIVTVVSFAAGEELRCERIAVGACQNLVYDMTIASAPETALQYLSSSVPVPGGGVNSTAAGSVRTWLDAERLITSLRPVIDSGCSKQALFLFCSSLFPLCSPTAPRPVHPCRSLCEQVRKDCFSDPAHSKLWPAYLDCRALPQPEKHELCMQVPSDATGSIKQRAGPSGPTYHLPVATTGGTAGTASPPTTHDSVESVVKGWSISNLTSLLQQHAAVAAAAAAAAATVPAGAGGVAHTVIGGGGGGGVGAGSSTATAGGQRLVDGASWTDRINSLLLPNGPLPVDGAGGPAPRSPCPANYSLEYDRCVPRCGPTIDALYSQRQKELVELWTLVLSAVCFIFTLTSLVSFWAKASKLEYPDRPILFMTLCYNLLGLCYLERTILHSPRRLEAAVELMLLDAPGHHPSAATATHLRSDCTITSQCLAYYILKHYLLLSASTWWLIFGLCWYLSTAKQWSCEALERKSGLFHVLAWVVPFAAPIGALLRGHIQRFELTGFCTARGFTELPVLLLLLLGTALVSCALAALARLRHCWNQRAPHLGRVFGRVLLFAVCYLLPALSATVCMMLERVDHELEPCPAGGEPGDGCVQRVQPHFSLLPTVLRLALTLLGGGSVGVWLWSRQPSDTELGPGGKKGPAQPGCYSAAADLMLLKGGGKPRPSGPLDDCSMLGGGGGAGRRLEHRSLGEAGAPTVRREGRYKDADRRRSSSRSLSGAASPYRSRTVDKPKPKAAQKVCYTYRPCAGVLAEHGVGLVRTPGPDLAGPVGASEHGQRSPYAGGTVSNGGYVPVRVHRSLRTVPMSMITRI, encoded by the exons ATCACCTCCCTGAGGCCGgtaatcgattccggctgCTCGAAGCAAGCCCTGTTCCTGTTCTGCTCCTCGCTCTTCCCGCTCTGCTCGCCAACGGCCCCACGGCCGGTGCACCCGTGCCGCTCGCTGTGCGAGCAGGTGCGCAAGGACTGCTTCAGCGATCCGGCCCACAGCAAGCTCTGGCCGGCGTATCTGGACTGCCGCGCCTTACCACAGCCCGAGAAGCACGAGCTGTGCATGCAG GTGCCATCGGACGCAACGGGCAGCATCAAGCAGCGTGCAGGTCCCTCCGGCCCGACCTATCATCTACCGGTGGCGACGACCGGTGGTACTGCTGGTACAGCATCGCCCCCCACCACCCACGACAGTGTCGAGTCGGTCGTGAAGGGATGGTCGATCTCGAACCTCACCtccctgctgcagcagcacgcggcagtggccgccgccgccgccgcagccgccgccACCGTCCCTGCCGGTGCTGGAGGAGTCGCTCACACGGtgatcggtggtggtggtggtggtggtgttggagcTGGCTCTTCGACAGCCACCGCCGGTGGACAGCGCTTGGTGGACGGTGCCAGCTGGACCGATCGGATCaactcgctgctgctgccgaacgGACCCCTCCCGGTGGACGGTGCGGGCGGCCCAGCGCCCCGGAGTCCCTGTCCCGCCAACTACAGCCTCGAGTACGACCGGTGTGTGCCGCGGTGCGGCCCCACGATCGACGCCCTGTACAGCCAGCGGCAGAAGGAGCTGGTCGAGCTGTGGACGCTCGTCCTGTCCGCCGTCTGCTTCATCTTCACGCTCACCTCGCTCGTCTCGTTCTGGGCGAAGGCGTCCAAGCTGGAGTACCCGGACCGGCCGATCCTGTTCATGACGCTCTGCTACAACCTGCTCGGCCTGTGCTACCTCGAGCGCACCATCCTGCACAGCCCGCGCCGCCTGGAGGCGGCCGTCGAGCTGATGCTGCTGGACGCGCCGGGCCACCACCCGTCGGCGGCGACCGCCACCCACCTGCGCTCCGACTGCACCATCACCTCCCAGTGTCTGGCGTACTACATCCTCAAGCACTATCTGCTGCTGAGCGCCAGCACCTGGTGGCTCATCTTCGGCCTCTGCTGGTACCTGAGCACCGCCAAGCAGTGGTCGTGCGAGGCGCTCGAGCGCAAGTCCGGCCTGTTCCACGTGCTCGCGTGGGTCGTCCCGTTCGCGGCCCCGATCGGCGCCCTGCTGCGCGGCCACATCCAGCGCTTCGAGCTGACCGGGTTCTGTACCGCGCGCGGCTTCACCGAGCtgcccgtgctgctgctgctgctgctcggcacCGCCCTGGTCAGCTGCGCGCTCGCCGCCCTCGCCCGGCTGCGCCACTGCTGGAACCAGCGGGCGCCCCATCTCGGGCGCGTCTTCGGCCGCGTGCTCCTGTTCGCCGTCTGCTACCTGCTGCCCGCCCTGTCCGCCACCGTCTGCATGATGCTGGAGCGCGTCGACCACGAGCTGGAACCGTGCCCGGCGGGCGGCGAGCCCGGCGACGGCTGCGTCCAGCGGGTGCAGCCCCACTTTTCCCTCCTGCCGACGGTGCTCCGGCTGGCGCTGACCCTGCTCGGGGGTGGAAGCGTCGGCGTGTGGCTCTGGTCCCGCCAGCCCTCCGACACCGAGCTCGGGCCCGGCGGGAAGAAGGGCCCCGCCCAGCCGGGCTGCTACAGTGCGGCGGCCGATCTGATGCTGCTGAAGGGGGGCGGCAAACCGCGCCCCAGCGGGCCCCTGGATGACTGCAGCATGCTTGGCGGGGGTGGGGGCGCCGGTCGGCGCCTCGAGCACCGGTCGCTCGGGGAGGCGGGCGCGCCGACGGTTCGGCGCGAGGGCCGCTACAAAGACGCCGACCGACGCCGCAGCTCGTCGCGCAGCCTCAGCGGTGCCGCCAGCCCGTATCGCAGCCGGACGGTGGACAAGCCGAAACCGAAAGCCGCCCAGAAGGTGTGCTACACCTACCGGCCGTGTGCGGGCGTGCTGGCCGAGCACGGGGTCGGGCTGGTGCGGACGCCCGGCCCCGATCTGGCCGGGCCGGTCGGGGCGAGCGAGCACGGGCAGCGGTCACCGTACGCGGGCGGCACCGTCTCGAACGGGGGGTACGTGCCGGTGCGCGTCCACCGCAGCCTGCGCACCGTGCCCATGTCCATGATCACGCGCATCTGA